The proteins below come from a single Etheostoma spectabile isolate EspeVRDwgs_2016 chromosome 4, UIUC_Espe_1.0, whole genome shotgun sequence genomic window:
- the LOC116688643 gene encoding fer-1-like protein 4 isoform X1, with translation MSISGNLRKICNLPGRSNRKVELCFRGFTHKTRVLQCENLAIFNEELPEQAYLHPPLTLFVVEHRVFGRLALVGTHVVQSLMNYTPRKLGGEEEEEDDEPKPKLRQNMKKINPLVSLERIGLSGLSIKQSKIPFNPINLVNDPLKKLRNKGEGLEEQPPELEELDWWSKYYASLEEMERRAAEEEEAMKEKQAEMDGWCLSMANIEEEEDEEEIVVVEIKPPRRKNIATLKSLNSKTGDRNSKRLGLGPNYLHYRE, from the exons GTTTCACCCATAAAACCAGAGTCCTGCAGTGTGAGAACTTGGCCATCTTCAATGAG GAGTTGCCAGAGCAGGCCTACCTCCACCCTCCTCTGACGTTGTTTGTGGTGGAGCATCGGGTATTTGGTCGGCTTGCTCTAGTCGGGACCCACGTGGTCCAGAGCCTCATGAACTACACCCCACGCAAGTTagggggggaggaagaggaggaagacgatGAGCCAAAACCAAAAT TGAGGCAGAATATGAAAAAGATCAACCCTCTGGTGTCACTGGAACGTATCGGACTCAGCGGCCTGTCAATTAAACAGTCCAAGATTCCCTTTAACCCCATCAACCTGGttaat GATCCTCTGAAGAAACTGAGAAATAAGGGTGAGGGGCTAGAGGAGCAGCCACCAGAGTTGGAGGAGTTGGATTGGTGGTCTAAATACTACGCTTCACTAGAGGAAATGGAGAGACGG GctgctgaggaggaggaagcaaTGAAGGAGAAACAAGCAGAGATGG ATGGATGGTGTCTGAGCATGGCAAACATCGAAGAggaagaggacgaggaggaaATTGTGGTGGTTGAGATTAAGCCTCCCAGACGCAAGAACATTGCCACACTAAAGTCATTAAACAGCAAAACAGGAGacaggaacagcaagagacttggtttAGGACCAAATTACCTACATTACCGCGAATAA
- the LOC116688644 gene encoding fer-1-like protein 4 isoform X1, whose product MKQEEIQYTDSMGNTFLLMKGKVKAELQLVVLEQAEANPVGRACKEPEPLDKPNRPKTSFTWFVNPLKSFIFIIXXXXQEVHHRSGHPHHPHALPRLHLLHAAGANLLPHHQRIKNPGSLHSFLLDVTDCLRFLIRN is encoded by the exons ATGAAACAGGAGGAAATCCAATACACCGACAGCATGGGCAACACTTTCCTgctaatg AAGGGGAAGGTGAAGGCGGAGCTGCAGCTGGTGGTGTTAGAGcaggcggaggccaaccctgtGGGTCGCGCCTGCAAGGAGCCAGAGCCTTTGGACAAACCAAA TCGTCCTAAGACCAGCTTCACCTGGTTTGTCAACCCGTTAAAGtccttcatcttcatcatcNNNNNNNNNNTTCAAGAAGTACATCATCGCTCTGGTCATCCTCACCATCCTCACGCTCTTCCTCGACTTCATCTTCTACACGCTGCCGGGGCAAATCTCCTCCCTCATCATCAAAGGATAAAGAATCCTGGGAGTCTTCATTCTTTTCTCCTGGATGTCACAGACTGTCTCAGGTTTCTGATCCGGAACTGA
- the LOC116688644 gene encoding fer-1-like protein 4 isoform X2, with the protein MKQEEIQYTDSMGNTFLLMGKVKAELQLVVLEQAEANPVGRACKEPEPLDKPNRPKTSFTWFVNPLKSFIFIIXXXXQEVHHRSGHPHHPHALPRLHLLHAAGANLLPHHQRIKNPGSLHSFLLDVTDCLRFLIRN; encoded by the exons ATGAAACAGGAGGAAATCCAATACACCGACAGCATGGGCAACACTTTCCTgctaatg GGGAAGGTGAAGGCGGAGCTGCAGCTGGTGGTGTTAGAGcaggcggaggccaaccctgtGGGTCGCGCCTGCAAGGAGCCAGAGCCTTTGGACAAACCAAA TCGTCCTAAGACCAGCTTCACCTGGTTTGTCAACCCGTTAAAGtccttcatcttcatcatcNNNNNNNNNNTTCAAGAAGTACATCATCGCTCTGGTCATCCTCACCATCCTCACGCTCTTCCTCGACTTCATCTTCTACACGCTGCCGGGGCAAATCTCCTCCCTCATCATCAAAGGATAAAGAATCCTGGGAGTCTTCATTCTTTTCTCCTGGATGTCACAGACTGTCTCAGGTTTCTGATCCGGAACTGA